In the genome of Calothrix sp. PCC 6303, the window GGCTCCAACTATTTCTAGCGCGTACATTGAGACTAAAGTGACAATTCCTGGTGTAAACATTCCCACCAAAAACGCCGAAAAATGTAATACCCACAAATTTGTACTTACCAAAGGTAAAGCCACACCTAAAGCTTTCAAACTAAAACAGACTAATAAACAGCGTTTAAATCCCCAGCGATCGCCTAATATACCAGTTAACAATGGACCAACAGCTGCACCAATGCCAAATAAAGACCAAGATACACCACCCACCCCCAAAGAATACCCTAACTCTCGCACGATAAAATCCACCCAAAATAAGGTGTGGGGCAAAAAACCAACAGCGTTAAACCCGTAAGCTATCAACAAGTACCACATACTATGATTTCGCCAAAAGCTTACTCCTGCATCTCCAATGGGCGAATAATTCACAGGAGTGGATGCAGCAGATATTTCTGCCCAAATTTTCCAGGTGATTACACTTAAGGGACTTCCAGAAAATAAACTATTCCATTGGAAATAATGATAATCATTTTAAAGGGGGATGAAGGGGCTGCCGACGGCAGCCCCTTCATCCCCCTTTTGTAGTAATTTGAATAATGACTGAGTTTTTGAGTGTAGCAACT includes:
- a CDS encoding YbfB/YjiJ family MFS transporter codes for the protein MNYSPIGDAGVSFWRNHSMWYLLIAYGFNAVGFLPHTLFWVDFIVRELGYSLGVGGVSWSLFGIGAAVGPLLTGILGDRWGFKRCLLVCFSLKALGVALPLVSTNLWVLHFSAFLVGMFTPGIVTLVSMYALEIVGAKQHRGAWSAMTFSFALTQAFGGFCMALFIRDTNSYLPLYAISATALVISIFCIMATNPQHSQQLTQDT